A single genomic interval of Lathyrus oleraceus cultivar Zhongwan6 chromosome 7, CAAS_Psat_ZW6_1.0, whole genome shotgun sequence harbors:
- the LOC127102025 gene encoding uncharacterized protein LOC127102025, whose product MFKSRNPSSIPSGSTPTTNSKEGTHYTDRVIRDLVTRILNEGHSVKGVSTPLSQMYPSHEVEQHSSEDEDSSNSEKELAAEGLHSLGQTMSEKGKFVASHTDNASHSEKHDEANVVIDLEDGSSDDQEESLIHHMKPNMAKRLKNHKGKFVAELMSARKAKKTAGIGPSKPWSKVEVKKRKARDDSEPEEGVEEDVPDISPAKKTTIRKSPVKVSDVNLDNIYFHLEDGAAKWKFVIQRRVAMERELGKDVADVKEVMDLIKAVGLLKTVDGFSQCYEGLVKEFIVNILEDISDKNNKEFCKVFVRGKCITFSPTVINNFLGRKNEGAGELEVTDNQVCREITSRQVKVWPVKKHLPAGKLTVKYAILHKIGAANWVPTNHISTIANTLGRFIFAVETKVKFDYGRFMFEQIIKHATTNAVKLPIAFPSMIYGIILNQHPGILCSNDLPSKRKPALSMHYKLFEGSHVEDIALTSAMKRPALKVGPIAELKETRKELGERIRVATTRKQSLEALIASLEQAEGENIEHANVSHEEEVEAHTSSERSVNNDDASGNSGSGDVEESANSSSTE is encoded by the coding sequence ATGTTCAAATCAAGGAATCCCTCTAGTATTCCTTCTGGTTCTACTCCTACCACTAACTCTAAGGAAGGAACACACTATACTGATCGTGTTATAAGAGACCTAGTCACTAGAATTCTTAATGAAGGCCACTCTGTGAAGGGAGTTTCTACTCCCCTGTCTCAAATGTACCCCTCTCATGAGGTTGAACAACATAGTAGTGAGGATGAAGATTCCTCCAATTCTGAAAAGGAATTGGCTGCTGAAGGGTTGCATTCTCTAGGGCAGACCATGTCTGAAAAGGGGAAATTTGTGGCTTCTCACACTGATAATGCTTCCCACTCTGAAAAGCATGATGAGGCAAACGTTGTGATTGATTTAGAGGATGGTAGCTCTGATGATCAAGAGGAAAGCTTGATTCATCACATGAAGCCAAATATGGCCAAACGCTTGAAGAATCACAAAGGAAAATTTGTTGCTGAACTTATGTCAGCTAGAAAAGCCAAGAAGACTGCAGGTATTGGCCCCTCCAAACCATGGAGCAAGGTCGAAGTAAAGAAGAGGAAGGCCAGAGATGATTCTGAGCCTGAAGAGGgtgttgaggaagatgtccctgacatctcgCCTGCAAAGAAGACTACTATTAGGAAGTCTCCTGTCAAAGTCTCTGATGTTAATTTGGATAACATCTACTTCCATCTTGAGGATGGAGCTGCTaagtggaaatttgtgattcaGAGAAGGGTAGCTATGGAAAGGGAGTTGGGAAAAGATGTTGCTGATgtcaaggaggtcatggacctgataaAAGCTGTTGGGTTGTTGAAGACTGTTGATGGGTTCTCTCAATGTTATGAAGGTTTAGTTAAGGAATTTATTGTCAACATTCTTGAGGATATTTCTGATAAGAACAACAaggagttctgcaaggtgtttgtgagGGGTAAGTGTATAACATTTTCTCCTACTGTTATTAATAATTTTCTAGGCAGAAAAAATGAGGGTGCAGGTGAATTAGAAGTTACAGACAATCAGGTATGTAGGGAGATTACATCTAGGCAGGTGAAAGTTTGGCCCGttaaaaagcatcttcctgctgGGAAATTGACTGTCAAGTATGCTATCCTACATAAAATAGGAGCTGCTAATTGGGTCCCTACCAACCATATCTCCACCATTGCTAATACCCTTGGGAGGTTTATTTTTGCTGTTGAAACAAAAGTGAaatttgactatggtagatttatgtttgaacaaatcaTCAAGCATGCAACTACTAACGCAGTTAAGCTTCCAATTGCTTTTCCCTCTATGATCTATGGAATTATCTTGAATCAACATCCTGGTATTCTGTGCTCTAATGACTTACCTAGTAAAAGAAAACCTGCTCTGTCTATGCACTACAAACTGTTTGAAGGAAGTCATGTCGAGGATATTGCCCTGACATCTGCCATGAAGAGGCCAGCCTTAAAAGTTGGACCAATTGCTGAGCTTAAGGAGACACGCAAAGAGCTAGGTGAAAGGATAAGGGTAGCCACAACTAGGAAACAATCGTTGGAAGCcttgattgcaagcttggagcagGCTGAGGGTGAAAATATTGAACATGCTAATGTCAGCCATGAAGAAGAAGttgaagcccacacctctagtgagaggtctgtAAACAATGATGATGCCAGTGGCAATTCTGGTTCTGGTGATGTTGAAGAGTCTGCAAACTCAAGCTCTACTGAGTAG
- the LOC127105581 gene encoding transcription factor GLABRA 3, giving the protein MVPQNMKEHLALAVRSIQWSYVIFWSEYVNQPGVLGWGEGYYNGDIKTRKTNQGVELSSDEIGLQRSEQLRELFRTLKPVETSPQTKRPTAALSPEDLTDTEWYYLVCMSFVFKIGQGLPGRALANGQPIWLINAYSTDCKVFSRALLAKSASIQTVVCFPFMKGVIELGTTDLVLEDLSLIQQIKTLLNILSVDEPINVRATLNSRNTKDVACVAAFDHNDYNVELIPEVGYDIINRTTSPSGSSNALQTNQLRDETFMVESWRVMEDDLSNCVHNSMNSSDCISQTIASAPKGREEDCNNDQKMTLVDPLSEDWHYQKILAALLKSNDQLTMGMHFQNFHQESSFCVWNKGGPLDCHRPRQGTSQKLLKKILFEVPRMHMDGLVESQEENDYREGTRLETEEGMNHVLSERRRRAKLNERFLTLRSMVPSNSKDDKVSILDDAIEYLRKLEKRIKEMQGQREPTDIESRSKRTHHDMMERTSDHYYNNKTNNGKKPMVKKRKICDIDETRRVIYSDALNGSSTSDVSVKMSDNGAVIEIKCPCRSGRILEIMEAVNNLNIDFNSVQSTEADGSLHLIIKSKFTGSTNATAKRIKQALQKVASKF; this is encoded by the exons ATGGTGCCGCAAAACATGAAGGAACATCTTGCTTTGGCGGTTAGAAGCATCCAATGGAGCTATGTAATCTTCTGGTCTGAATATGTTAACCAACCAGG GGTGTTGGGTTGGGGGGAAGGATATTACAATGGAGACATTAAGACAAGGAAAACAAATCAAGGAGTGGAGCTTAGTTCCGACGAAATCGGCTTACAGAGAAGTGAGCAACTGAGAGAGCTGTTTAGGACTCTGAAACCTGTTGAAACGAGTCCTCAAACAAAAAGGCCTACTGCAGCACTTTCACCAGAAGATCTCACAGATACTGAGTGGTATTATTTGGTTTGCATGTCCTTTGTATTCAAGATTGGCCAAGG GTTACCAGGAAGAGCTCTAGCAAATGGCCAACCAATTTGGCTGATCAATGCTTATTCTACTGATTGCAAAGTGTTTAGTCGCGCTCTGCTCGCAAAG AGTGCATCTATTCAGACAGTGGTGTGTTTTCCTTTTATGAAAGGGGTTATTGAGCTAGGTACAACTGATCTG GTATTGGAAGATCTCAGTCTCATTCAACAGATCAAAACTTTGTTGAATATTCTAAGTGTCGATGAGCCTATTAACGTTCGAGCTACATTGAATTCGAGAAATACCAAAGATGTTGCTTGTGTCGCAGCATTTGATCATAATGACTATAATGTTGAATTAATTCCGGAAGTTGGATATGACATAATCAATAGAACAACCTCTCCTAGTGGTAGTTCAAATGCATTACAAACCAATCAACTACGAGATGAAACATTCATGGTCGAAAGCTGGCGCGTTATGGAAGATGATTTGAGCAACTGTGTCCATAACTCCATGAATTCAAGTGACTGCATATCACAAACTATTGCTTCTGCTCCTAAGGGTAGAGAAGAAGATTGCAACAATGACCAAAAAATGACCTTAGTAGATCCCTTAAGTGAGGATTGGCACTATCAGAAAATTCTTGCAGCGCTTTTGAAAAGCAATGACCAGTTAACAATGGGGATGCATTTTCAAAACTTTCATCAGGAATCAAGCTTTTGTGTTTGGAACAAAGGAGGGCCATTGGATTGCCATAGGCCAAGACAAGGAACGTCGCAAAAGTTATTGAAGAAGATCTTGTTCGAAGTTCCGCGGATGCACATGGATGGTTTGGTTGAATCTCAAGAAGAGAATGACTATAGAGAGGGAACAAGACTTGAGACTGAAGAAGGTATGAACCATGTTTTGTCAGAAAGAAGGAGAAGAGCAAAACTAAATGAAAGGTTTTTAACCCTTAGATCAATGGTCCCTTCAAATAGTAAG GATGACAAAGTTTCTATACTAGATGATGCAATTGAATACCTTAGAAAGCTTGAGAAAAGGATAAAAGAAATGCAAGGCCAAAGAGAGCCAACTGATATAGAGTCTAGAAGTAAAAGAACACATCATGATATGATGGAGAGGACTTCTGATCATTATTataacaacaaaacaaacaatGGCAAGAAACCAATGGTGAAGAAGAGGAAAATATGCGACATAGACGAGACGAGGAGAGTGATTTACTCAGATGCTTTGAACGGAAGTTCTACTAGTGATGTTAGTGTCAAAATGAGTGACAATGGAGCTGTGATTGAAATCAAGTGCCCCTGTAGATCAGGAAGGATATTGGAAATTATGGAAGCAGTTAACAATCTCAACATAGATTTTAATTCAGTTCAATCAACAGAAGCTGATGGGAGTCTTCATCTGATCATAAAATCTAAG TTTACAGGATCAACTAATGCAACAGCAAAAAGGATCAAACAAGCCCTTCAAAAAGTGGCTTCAAAGTTTTAA